TTTCTTCCATTTCATCATCGTCATCAGCTCCGGGAATATCTAAGCCTTTATCAATTTTATCATCGTCAAGGTCTTCATCCAGAATAGGATTTCCGTCTCCATCGAGCGAAATGTGTTTTTCTCTCTTAAATATATCTTCATTCGGGTTATAATCCATCTGTTCTAACCTTTTGTTTTGTTCATTAATATTTTTCTCTGGTGCCATGATATTTAAGATTTTAGGTTTATATAATCAAAACAAAAATAATTCCAAGTTATGATGAATGATGAGAATAAACGTCAGGATTTGCACAATGCGGCATTTTTTCATTTTTAGAAAAAGCGATGATATTTCCTGCAGCCAGTCTGGCCATCCCATTCCGGGCTTCAACCGTAGCAGAACCAATGTGTGGCAGAATACAAACACTGGAAAGCCCAAGAATAGGATCGTCTGCAGACATAGGTTCCGGATTGGTAACATCCAGACCAGCTCCCCAGATTTTCTTATCTACCAGTGCCTGATACAGGTCTTTTTGGTTGTGGAAGCCTCCTCTGGCTGTATTGATAAAGATCGCATCGGGTTTCATCTGTTCAAATAAGGAATAATTGAATAATTCTTTATGGTCAGAGGTAAAATTGGCATGAACGCTCAATACATCTGAGTTTTTGATCAGCTCTTCAAAAGAAACATAAACTGCTCCCAATTCCTGTTCTGCTTCTTTATTATGATGGCGGTTGTGATAAATGATATTCATTCCAAAAGCCTTTTTTGATTTTTCAGCCATTTCATACCCGATACGTCCCAGTCCAAAAATCCCCAGTGTTTTTCCATAAAGTTCCTGCCCCAAAGCATCCAAAGGATCAAATGTCCCCCAATTATCATCTTTTACTTTCTGGAAATTATAGCTTGCTCTTCTTGCCACCGCCTGCATGAGTAAAAAAGCGACATCTGAAGTGGCTTTGCTCAAAACATCAGGAGTATTACCCACCGGAATATTCCTTTGGGTAGCTTCTTTGATATCTACATGATCAAAACCTACAGAATATAAAGCAATGGCTTTAACATTCGGGCAGGATTCAAAGAAGTTTTTGTCATATTTAAATTCTGAACCAATACTTAAGATCACATCGGTATTTTTACAGTAACTCAGCCATTCTTCATAAGAAAGGTTTTCTTTTTCCGGAACTGTAATTTCCAGCCCAGCTTCTTCCAGCATTTTAATTCCTGTTTTGGGAATTCTTTTATTGATAAAAACTTTCATTATACTGTTGTTTGATGATTTTAAATAAAAAACCTCACTCGCAAAAAGTAAGGTTCCTGAACTTTAATATTAAAAATTATTTCTTTTCATCTGAATGGTCTTTGTTCTTCTCCCAGGCTTCAGAAGCAATTTCCTGAATTTCTGTCCAAACTTCTTTCGCAGATTTCTGAGCCTGCGACATAAATCCTTGTTTAGTTGCTTCCTGATTCCTGCTTTTCATGTCATGAATGTAATCTTTTACCTGCTGGGAATAACTTTCTACGTTATATCCTGGATTATTATTCAGGTTTTTCTGAAGATTACTAAAATCATGTGACGCTTTGAATCTGTTCGTATCCATAATAATAGATTTTAGTGATTGGGTTCTCATATAAGTCCAATTTTCATTCCGAAACGAGTTAAAATATTTTAAATTTTAGCTAAAGCCAATTGAATGTCTATTTATAAAAAAACGGACTAAGGTCCGTTCCTATTAATAAAATTGGTATTCAACAGAACTGGTGTTTGAGACCAGTTCTTCTCCCAATTCCGGTTCTGATGGATAAAAATTATTGATTGGTTTTTCCAAGCATCGGAACAAATTTATAAGCCCCGAATTCTTCTTTTTCAAATTCTGTAGGACCTATTTTAGTAAATCTGTATAAAACCTGTTCATCAGTAGGTCCCAATGGAATCACCATTATTCCTCCTATGTTCAGTTGTTTCAAAAGCTCTGTTGGTAAGGTGGAAGCACCACAGGTTACAATGATTTTATCAAAGGGAGCAAAAGTAGGAAGCCCGGCAAAGCCATCTCCAAAGCTCTGAAATTTTGGAAACAGATGAAGTTCCCTGAGTTTCTTTTTGGAAAAGTCGAATAGATCTTTCTGCCTTTCTACAGTATATACATGGGCTTTCATGGCCAATAGAACAGCAGTCTGATATCCGCATCCGGTGCCTATCTCCAGGACTTTTTCACCTGGTTTTACCTGCAGCAACTCAGACTGTTCTGCTACCGTTGAAGGGTGGGAAATGGTCTGATGTGCCAGAATAGGAAATGCTCTGTCTTCATAGGCAAAGTCTTCAAAAATACTTTCGATAAAAAGATGTCTTGGAACTTCACTCATTGCCGAAAGTACATTTTCGTCTGAAATTCCAATTCTGTGCCGAAGGTAATCTACTAAAATCTTTCTTTTTCCTTTATGTACAAACGAATCCTGCATTTGACAAAAGTAAGAAATTAGAAATTAGATTTCATAAATTGGAGGAAAGAATTATCCACAAAAACTGCTTCTACAATGTAACTTCTTTCTTATCTTTACAAAAATTTAATACAGCTATGTTAAAAGCAGGTTTGGTAGGTGCCGGACACTTGGGGAAAATACATTTAAAACTTCTTAATCAATCAGATAGATATGAATTTGTAGGTTTCCATGATAAAGATGTTGAAAACGGAAAGAAATTAGAAGCCGAATTCGGATATAAATATTTTGAAAACTTTGATGAATTGCTTGAGCAGATTGACATGCTTGATATTGTCACTCCTACAGTTTATCATTACGATTATGCTTTAAAAGCCATTGAAAAAGGTCTTCATTTCTTTATTGAAAAACCGGTAACCCAGACTCTTGAGCAGGCAGAAGAAATTTTACGCTTATGCCAGGAAAAAGGAATCAAAGCACAGGTAGGACACGTTGAGAGGTACAATCCGGCTTTTATTGCCACTAAGGAATATATCAGCAATCCGATGTTCATCGAAATACATAGACTGGCAGAATTTAATCCTCGCGGGACAGATGTTTCTGTGGTACTGGACCTTATGATTCATGATCTGGATATTCTGTTGAGCATGGCAAAATCTAAGGTTAAAAACATCCATGCAAGCGGTGTTTGTGTCGTAAGCAAGACTCCGGATATCGCCAATGCAAGGATAGAATTTGAAAACGGATGTGTGGCTAACCTTACCACTTCCAGAATTTCTATGAAAGCTATGAGAAAAAGCAGATTCTTCCAGAAAGATGCTTATATCTCTGTAGACTTCCTTGAGAAAAAGGCTGAAGTGATCAGAATGAAAGATGCTCCTGAAAATCCTACTCCATTTGATATGATTATTGAAAATGCAGATGGAGAAAAGAATCAAATCCTGTTTGAATACCCAAATATTCAGTCCAACAATGCTATTTTGGATGAATTGAATTCTTTTGCGGATGCCATTACAGGTGATAAAAATGTAGAGGTTTCTCTGGAAGACGGAACTGAAGCATTGAAAGTCGCTTTGGAAATCATGAGGCTGATCAGCTAAAAAATAAAAACATGCTGTTTTATGACAGCCCTACATACAATGCTATCTTATAATCGAAAGAATGATTATGAGGTAGCATTTTTAGTTTCCTATGTGCTCAGAATCCTTAAATTTCAGTAAAAACTTTTCGTTAAAAATTACTGATTTATCAATAAAAAAACCTTTTCAAAACAAAAAAACTATATATTTGAAGAACAATTCAATAAAGTATTGAAAGATTTTATTTTACATATATGGATATCTGACACACTAAATGATCTGAGTACAGAATCATCTTGTTCTGTCACCATTCATTATAATCTTTAATTTTCCTATCATTTTAAACCATTGAAACTACTATGAAAAGAGCCATTCTATTATCCGCATTTTTATTGTCTCAATTTGGGACATCACAATTATTAAAGACTTCCGGGCAAAAAATCGTTAATGATAAAGGTGAAAATATCCAGTTGAGAGGTCTGGGCCCGGGCGGTTGGATGCTTCAAGAAGGATATATGCTGAAAACGGCTGACTTTGCCGGCCCTCAATATAAGATTAAAGAAAAAATTGGTGAATTAATTGGTGAAGACGGAATGAACGAATTTTATAAAGCTTATCTGAAAAACGGAATCACCAAACAGGATATTGATTTTCTGGCTAAATCAGGATTCAATTCGGTAAGACTTCCTATGCATTACAATCTGTACACTCTTCCGATTGAAAAAGAATCTGTAAAAGGAAAAGATACATGGCTGGAAGAAGGGTTTAAAATGACCGATGATCTGCTGCAATGGTGTGCTGATAATAAAATATACCTGATCCTTGATCTTCATGCGGCTCCGGGCGGCCAGGGAAATGATGTCAATATTTCTGATAATGATAAGTCTAAGCCTTCACTTTGGGCCAATGAAGAGAATCAGAGAAAAACTGTAGCTCTTTGGAAAAAACTGGCTGAACGATATAAAGACAGCCCATGGATTGGAGGCTACGACCTGATTAATGAGCCTAATATCAATTTCACAGGCAAAAATCCGAACGGTACTGATGAAATGTCTAATGCCCCGCTTTGGAAACTTCAGAAAGATATCACAGCCGCAATCAGGGAGGTTGATAAAAAGCATATTATTTTTATTGAAGGAAATGGCTGGGGAAATAATTATAACGGGCTGCCAGCCATCTGGGATAATAATATGGTTTTCAGTTTTCATAAGTACTGGAATTACAATGATGATCAAACGCTGAAGTTTGCACTGGACCTTCGGGAGAAATATAATATTCCAATCTGGCTTGGTGAAACGGGTGAAAACTCTAATGTCTGGTTTACAGAGCTTATTCAGCTTTTGGATAAACATAACATCGGATATGCATTCTGGCCGATGAAAAAGATTGACAATATTGCAGGAATCACCAATGTCAGGATCACACCTGAATATGAAAAGCTTTTGGACTACTGGAAAAACGGAGGTCAAAAACCTTCTAAAGAATATGCAAAAAAAGCTTTAATGCAGATTGCTGACCACTACAAACTGAGCAATACAGAAGTCAAAAAGGATGTCATTGATGCCATGTTCAGACAGACAACGGATGCTTCTACAAAACCGTTTAAAAATCATCAGGTTCCGGGAAGGATATTCGCTTCGGAATATGATTTGGGGAAAATGGGTTCTGCTTATCTGGACAAAGACTTCATTAATCTATGGGTAAGTGACCCTGCCAAAAGATCAGAATGGAACTCCGGACAGCAGATGAGAAATGATGGTGTAGATATTTATAAATGTAATGATAAAATCACCAATCAATATTATGTGGGAAAAACAGAATCCGGGGAATGGCTCCAGTATACTGTTCAGTCAAAAGGAGATAAAAATTATACGTTTGACATCCGGTATGCATCAGGCACTGATTCGAAAATAAGGATTGAAACAGCTTCCGGAAAAGTTTTAGCAACGGTATCATTACCTTCAAGCGGAGGAAATGAGAACTGGAAAACGATTTCTGTAAAAAATATCAACCTTCAGAAAGGGGAAAACAGCATCAGAATATTCTTTGAAAATGATGGTGTCAATCTGAATTATTTTGAAGTAAAATAGTAATAATTATCTTAAATTGCAGCTCTCTTCCGGTCTTCAGAAGAGGGCTTTTTTAATGATAGTATTATGAAAAAAACAGCATTCTTTTTTCTTCTGATTTCAGCATTTACATTTGCTCAAACTACTTTATTAGAACAAAAAATAAACTCAATTCTTAAGAACAAAAAAGCTACAGTAGGAGTTTCTGTCTTAGGTTTTGAAAATGGTTTTAAATATGATAAAAATGCAGATAAAAAGCTTCCGATGCAAAGTGTATTTAAATTTCACATCGCTGCGACGGTTTTGAATTCTGTAGATCATGGAAAGCTTTTACTGGATCAGAAAATTAAACTGGATAAATCAAATTTACTTGAAAATACATGGTCTCCGCTTCGTGATAAGTATCCGGGTGGAAACGTTGAAGTTTCGTTAAGTGAAGTGATTGAATATACGGTCGCCAAAAGTGATAATAATGGCTGTGATATCCTTCTCAAACTATTGGGAGGAACTCAGCCTGTGCAGAAGTTCATGGATTCCAAAGGGGTAAAAGGTTTTCAGATCAAGTATAATGAAGAGGCAATGCATAAAGACTGGAAGGTTCAATATGAAAATTACAGTACTACAAAATCGGCAGTTAATGTTCTGAAAAAGTTTTATGACGGAAAATTATTATCAAAAAAATCAACAGATTATCTGATGCAAGTAATGCTGTCTACTTCAACAGGATTAAACAAAATGGTAGAACAACTTCCAAAAAACACTCCTGTCGCCAGAAAAACGGGAGCTTCCGGGAAAAATAGTGCAGGTTTAACGGGGGCAGAAAATGAAATTGGCATCGTTACTTTACCTAATGGTAAACATTATGCATTAGCTGTATTTGTCAGTAATTCAATGGAAACGGATGCTGTCAACTGCAGAATGATTTCTGATATTTCTAAGGAGGTTTGGGAATATTTTAATAAATAGAATTTTAAGCTTATTTTTAAAGCGATTTTTAACATGAAAAAAATAATAGTAACAACGGCTCTGCTGGCTTTCACATTCTTTTACTCGCAGAAGAATCAGAATTATTTAGAAATCAGCTATGGAAGCGTATGCTGTGGTCCGCCATCTGATAAGCCTGTTATGAGTTTTCTGAAGGAATTCAGGAATAAAAGCCAGATAAAAAGCATGGAAGTTCTGATACAGAAAGGCAGAGGCAGAGAAGGTGAATTCACATTATATGTTGGTACAGACTATCTTACAAAAAATCAGAAAAGCCGTCTTATAAGAGGATTAATGGCTACTGTTTCTAATCAGAACAACAGTAAGAAAACCCAAAGTACAGGAAACGTTTTCTTTGATTCGGCAACGGTTGTTTCTCAATCGGATCTTACAGACGTAAAAAATTTAACTATCTATAAAAAATAAAGGAAAAATGATCAAAAACATTGTAGTTATCGGAGCGGGAACCATGGGAAATGGTATTGCACATACTTTCGCACAAAGCGGTTTTAAAGTAAATCTTGTAGATGTATCTCAGGAAGCTCTGGACAGAGGTTTAAAAACCATTACTACCAATCTTGACAGAATCATTGCTAAAGGAAATCTTACAGAAGAGCAAAAAGCTGAAACACTGGGAAACATCACTACTTTCACAGCACTAAATGATGCAGTAGGCGCTGCAGATCTTATTGTAGAGGCTGCTACAGAAAACATGGATCTTAAACTGAAGATCTTTGGCCAAATGGACGAACTGGCTCCTGAAGGCTGTATCCTTGCAACCAATACTTCATCTATATCTATCACGAAAATTGCGGCAGCTACCAAAAGAGCTGATAAAGTAATCGGTATGCACTTCATGAACCCGGTTCCAATCATGAAACTGGTAGAAATCATCAAAGGATACTCTACTTCTAAAGAGACTTTTGATGCCATCTATGAAATGAGTAAAACTTTAGGTAAAGTTCCTGTAGAAGTGAATGACTATCCAGGTTTTGTGGCTAACAGAATTTTGATGCCAATGATCAATGAATCTATAGAAACACTTTATAACGGAGTGGCTGGTGTAGAAGAAATTGATACAGTAATGAAATTGGGAATGGCCCATCCGATGGGGCCGCTTCAGCTGGCAGACTTTATTGGTCTGGATGTATGCCTTGCCATCCTGAATGTAATGTATGATGGTTTCAAAAACCCGAAGTATGCCCCTAATCCATTGCTGGTAAATATGGTAACAGCAGGAAAACTTGGAGTAAAATCAGGTGAAGGATTCTACGATTATTCTGAAAGTAAAAAAGCTGAAAAAGTTTCAAAAATGTTTTTGAAGTAATTTTAAAGTCAATAATTTTATTTATCTTTGAGAAAGTTAAAACATTAAAAAAATGAAATTACCAAAGTTTTTATTAGCAGATAATTCGGAGTTTCCAGAAGATCTATTCGTAGTTCATACAGAATACCCAAGATTTATCTTAAACGTTGAGGAAGAAGAAGTTGAGTGGTTAGATGATCTTGAAGGTGATGATGAAGAAACTATGGCAGACGAAGCTACTAAAGTAGTAGAAGCGGCGTTTAAATGGTGCGACGAAGAGTTGGCTAAGTACGACGAAGAAGAGGAAGATTAATAACACTCTAAACATAAAAAAGGAACTCAATTGAGTTCCTTTTGTTTTTTATTCTGATTTATTGAATTTCAATAATAAAAGATTGTCTTTATACAATTCTAAAGTATTTCCGGAAATCACATATTTATTTGCTTTTCCCATCATATCCATAAAATTCTGTTCTACTCCGATGTTATTACACATCATTTTTGTAGATCCCATTTGTCCTGCTGTAAAACCACCTGTAGACGGATCTATTGAAGCCGTTCCGAAATAGTTGTTACATCCGGCATTTCCTGTGATCTTCTCTCCTTCAATATTCAATGTCGGGATTTTACCTTTTACATTGTCAGCCAATGTCCATTTTGTATTGGCAAGAGCAGGCTGAGCCTTTCCTACTTTAGACGCAGACGGGCTTGTCATGGATCCACATGAAGCCAAAACTGCAGCTGTACATATACTTAAAAAAAGATTTTTCATTTTTTTCTTTTTGAATTAATCCAAATTTACGGAAATTATATTATTTAAACGGGTTGACGTGAATTTTATTATTCTTTAACACTTGGTATTTTGAATATTTTTCCGGCTATTTTTTAAAGTGAAAGATATTATTTATAGTCATAAACTGGAAAACGCAAAGACGCAAGTGTATTAATATGCAGCGAGTTTTAGGCGCAAGGATTTTATCTTCGATAAAATTTTACAGTGTCTTTGTCATTCCGAAGGAATCTATATTTAATTGGTTTATAAAATATACCGAAACAGCATAACCATACAACCGAAATTATTTAAAATAAAGACCCGGACTTTAAAAAGTCCGGGTCTTTTATCGTGAAATATATATTTTCAAGTATTAAGATCTCAACTCAGCATTGAATTCTTTCTGGAAAGCTTTGATTAAAGAATCCATTACTTCAGTAATCTCTTTTTCTTCCAGTGTTTTCTCTTCATTCAACAGTTCAAAGCTCATTGCATAAGACTTTTTACCTTCAGGAAGATTTTTACCTTCATATACGTCGAATAGGTTAACATTCTTAATGAAGGGAGATTTATTCTTTTTAGCTGTCTGATATAAATCCTGATAGTTTACATTCTTATCAATTAATAAAGCTAAGTCTCTTCTGATTTTATTGAATTTCGGAATGTCTTTGAATTTCAATTCGTTTTTAGAACGTAATTCCTGAGCATATTCCAGTTCAATTTCTGCATAGAAACAATCCTGATCAATATCAAAATCTTTTAACAAAGCAGGTGCTACTTTTCCGATTCTTACCAAAGCTTTACCATTTGCTTCATATACCAATGCATCAGAGAATCTTTCATCGGATAGAGCCGCTTCTTTATAATCTACGGCCAGTCTTTCCAATAAAACTTTTACATAAGCCTTAAGATTATAGAAACTAACGGCAGACTTAGGCTGAAGCCAGTTTTCTGCAACGTCTCTACCTGAAACCAACAAAGCTAATTGTTTTCTTTCTTCGTATTTATCTTTTTTGTGATAAATTTTTCCTAATTCGAAGAATTTGATGTCCTGATTCTTTCTGTTGATATTATATACTGCATTCTGAAGAAGTCCTTCTAATAGAGACTTTCTCATGAATGCTAAATCTCCGCTTAAAGGATTTAACAACCTTACAGCATCGGTTTCGTCTTTTACAGAAGTCAATGAGTTATTCATAACTTCATTAAAGCCAATGCTCTGTAAAGCTCTTGCCCAGCT
The window above is part of the Chryseobacterium sp. MA9 genome. Proteins encoded here:
- the bla-A gene encoding CGA/CIA family class A beta-lactamase — its product is MKKTAFFFLLISAFTFAQTTLLEQKINSILKNKKATVGVSVLGFENGFKYDKNADKKLPMQSVFKFHIAATVLNSVDHGKLLLDQKIKLDKSNLLENTWSPLRDKYPGGNVEVSLSEVIEYTVAKSDNNGCDILLKLLGGTQPVQKFMDSKGVKGFQIKYNEEAMHKDWKVQYENYSTTKSAVNVLKKFYDGKLLSKKSTDYLMQVMLSTSTGLNKMVEQLPKNTPVARKTGASGKNSAGLTGAENEIGIVTLPNGKHYALAVFVSNSMETDAVNCRMISDISKEVWEYFNK
- a CDS encoding cellulase family glycosylhydrolase: MKRAILLSAFLLSQFGTSQLLKTSGQKIVNDKGENIQLRGLGPGGWMLQEGYMLKTADFAGPQYKIKEKIGELIGEDGMNEFYKAYLKNGITKQDIDFLAKSGFNSVRLPMHYNLYTLPIEKESVKGKDTWLEEGFKMTDDLLQWCADNKIYLILDLHAAPGGQGNDVNISDNDKSKPSLWANEENQRKTVALWKKLAERYKDSPWIGGYDLINEPNINFTGKNPNGTDEMSNAPLWKLQKDITAAIREVDKKHIIFIEGNGWGNNYNGLPAIWDNNMVFSFHKYWNYNDDQTLKFALDLREKYNIPIWLGETGENSNVWFTELIQLLDKHNIGYAFWPMKKIDNIAGITNVRITPEYEKLLDYWKNGGQKPSKEYAKKALMQIADHYKLSNTEVKKDVIDAMFRQTTDASTKPFKNHQVPGRIFASEYDLGKMGSAYLDKDFINLWVSDPAKRSEWNSGQQMRNDGVDIYKCNDKITNQYYVGKTESGEWLQYTVQSKGDKNYTFDIRYASGTDSKIRIETASGKVLATVSLPSSGGNENWKTISVKNINLQKGENSIRIFFENDGVNLNYFEVK
- a CDS encoding META domain-containing protein; translation: MKNLFLSICTAAVLASCGSMTSPSASKVGKAQPALANTKWTLADNVKGKIPTLNIEGEKITGNAGCNNYFGTASIDPSTGGFTAGQMGSTKMMCNNIGVEQNFMDMMGKANKYVISGNTLELYKDNLLLLKFNKSE
- a CDS encoding D-glycerate dehydrogenase, whose product is MKVFINKRIPKTGIKMLEEAGLEITVPEKENLSYEEWLSYCKNTDVILSIGSEFKYDKNFFESCPNVKAIALYSVGFDHVDIKEATQRNIPVGNTPDVLSKATSDVAFLLMQAVARRASYNFQKVKDDNWGTFDPLDALGQELYGKTLGIFGLGRIGYEMAEKSKKAFGMNIIYHNRHHNKEAEQELGAVYVSFEELIKNSDVLSVHANFTSDHKELFNYSLFEQMKPDAIFINTARGGFHNQKDLYQALVDKKIWGAGLDVTNPEPMSADDPILGLSSVCILPHIGSATVEARNGMARLAAGNIIAFSKNEKMPHCANPDVYSHHSS
- a CDS encoding prevent-host-death protein, whose protein sequence is MDTNRFKASHDFSNLQKNLNNNPGYNVESYSQQVKDYIHDMKSRNQEATKQGFMSQAQKSAKEVWTEIQEIASEAWEKNKDHSDEKK
- a CDS encoding 3-hydroxybutyryl-CoA dehydrogenase, which codes for MKNIVVIGAGTMGNGIAHTFAQSGFKVNLVDVSQEALDRGLKTITTNLDRIIAKGNLTEEQKAETLGNITTFTALNDAVGAADLIVEAATENMDLKLKIFGQMDELAPEGCILATNTSSISITKIAAATKRADKVIGMHFMNPVPIMKLVEIIKGYSTSKETFDAIYEMSKTLGKVPVEVNDYPGFVANRILMPMINESIETLYNGVAGVEEIDTVMKLGMAHPMGPLQLADFIGLDVCLAILNVMYDGFKNPKYAPNPLLVNMVTAGKLGVKSGEGFYDYSESKKAEKVSKMFLK
- a CDS encoding Gfo/Idh/MocA family protein: MLKAGLVGAGHLGKIHLKLLNQSDRYEFVGFHDKDVENGKKLEAEFGYKYFENFDELLEQIDMLDIVTPTVYHYDYALKAIEKGLHFFIEKPVTQTLEQAEEILRLCQEKGIKAQVGHVERYNPAFIATKEYISNPMFIEIHRLAEFNPRGTDVSVVLDLMIHDLDILLSMAKSKVKNIHASGVCVVSKTPDIANARIEFENGCVANLTTSRISMKAMRKSRFFQKDAYISVDFLEKKAEVIRMKDAPENPTPFDMIIENADGEKNQILFEYPNIQSNNAILDELNSFADAITGDKNVEVSLEDGTEALKVALEIMRLIS
- a CDS encoding protein-L-isoaspartate(D-aspartate) O-methyltransferase yields the protein MQDSFVHKGKRKILVDYLRHRIGISDENVLSAMSEVPRHLFIESIFEDFAYEDRAFPILAHQTISHPSTVAEQSELLQVKPGEKVLEIGTGCGYQTAVLLAMKAHVYTVERQKDLFDFSKKKLRELHLFPKFQSFGDGFAGLPTFAPFDKIIVTCGASTLPTELLKQLNIGGIMVIPLGPTDEQVLYRFTKIGPTEFEKEEFGAYKFVPMLGKTNQ